The following proteins come from a genomic window of Streptomyces sp. Sge12:
- a CDS encoding NAD(P)-dependent oxidoreductase encodes MTDTHTTAQRPLTLIGLGDMGTALARTWLAAGHPLTVWNRTPAKAGALAAEGASVAAGPAAAVAANTLVVVCLLDDESVGSALEGIDLTGKDLVNLTTGTPAEARARAAWAEDRGARYLDGGIMATPSMIGVPEAGGYVFHSGSRALFETHRAVLEVPAGSRFVGEDPGHAALHDVALLSAMWGMFAGISQAYALTEGEVAPKDLAPLLSEWLGAMGFFVGNAAERLTSRDFTSGVVSGLAMQITGAGTMLRTAEEQGVGTELIAPYVDLLRRRLAADPAAHGGEDTTGAILMLKR; translated from the coding sequence ATGACCGACACCCACACCACAGCACAGCGCCCGCTCACCCTCATCGGACTCGGCGACATGGGCACCGCCCTCGCCCGCACCTGGCTCGCCGCCGGGCACCCCCTGACCGTCTGGAACCGCACCCCCGCCAAGGCCGGGGCCCTGGCCGCCGAAGGAGCCTCCGTCGCCGCGGGTCCGGCCGCCGCGGTCGCCGCGAACACGCTGGTCGTGGTCTGTCTGCTGGACGACGAAAGCGTCGGCTCCGCCCTGGAGGGCATCGACCTGACCGGCAAGGACCTCGTCAACCTCACCACCGGCACCCCGGCCGAGGCGCGCGCCCGCGCCGCCTGGGCCGAGGATCGCGGCGCCCGGTACCTGGACGGCGGGATCATGGCCACGCCGTCGATGATCGGCGTCCCCGAGGCCGGCGGGTACGTCTTCCACAGCGGCTCGCGTGCGCTCTTCGAGACCCACCGGGCTGTGCTGGAGGTCCCGGCCGGCTCCCGCTTCGTCGGCGAGGACCCCGGGCACGCCGCCCTGCACGACGTGGCACTGCTGAGCGCGATGTGGGGGATGTTCGCCGGCATCTCGCAGGCCTACGCGCTCACCGAGGGCGAGGTCGCCCCGAAGGACCTGGCTCCGCTGCTGTCCGAGTGGCTCGGCGCGATGGGTTTCTTCGTCGGCAACGCCGCCGAGCGGCTGACCTCGCGGGACTTCACCTCGGGCGTGGTGTCCGGCCTGGCCATGCAGATCACGGGCGCCGGAACCATGCTGCGCACCGCCGAGGAGCAGGGGGTCGGCACCGAGTTGATCGCCCCGTACGTGGACCTGCTGCGCCGCCGGCTGGCCGCGGACCCGGCCGCGCACGGCGGGGAGGACACCACGGGGGCCATCCTGATGCTCAAGCGGTAG